Proteins from a single region of Candidatus Aenigmatarchaeota archaeon:
- a CDS encoding ATP-binding protein: MYEIVVGRTPKDFEKFGTDCTGYLGKHIVGKGDEAHLTNKVLIDFLRPHCILIAGKRGSGKSYSGGIIAEEMALLPKEFAQNLSSVMIDTMGIYWSMKYPNDAQEIELEGWGLKPRGLKDEVKVYVPFKQKKEFEEAGIPVDFGISIPPREFNAEDWTLAFDLPPTNPIAIALQKTVNYLQNSGENYNIDDMITRIKDDRLIDTHVKSSLENMLTIADQWGVFGEEGVKIEDIVKPCSINVFDVSRLRATEAWSVRNLLVALICRKIYYQRVIARKQEELAKMGEIKLEKRYPMVWLIIDEAHQFIPAEGMTVSSRPILDIIKQGREPGISFVPMTQMPNKVHQEVISQCDMVISHRLTSKNDLQSLQAVMQNYLIEDLTKSIDSLPKWKGTAIVLDDNSERIYEVQIRPRFSWHAGESAIAKIG, translated from the coding sequence ATGTATGAGATAGTTGTAGGCCGCACACCAAAGGACTTTGAAAAGTTCGGGACAGACTGCACAGGATATCTTGGAAAGCATATAGTTGGTAAGGGAGATGAGGCTCATTTAACAAATAAGGTCCTTATAGATTTTCTTAGACCTCACTGCATACTCATAGCAGGTAAAAGGGGATCTGGAAAGAGTTATTCTGGAGGTATAATAGCCGAAGAGATGGCCCTGCTCCCAAAGGAATTTGCCCAAAATCTATCTTCAGTTATGATTGACACTATGGGTATCTACTGGAGTATGAAATATCCAAATGATGCACAGGAAATTGAGCTGGAAGGTTGGGGATTAAAACCAAGAGGTCTAAAGGATGAAGTAAAGGTTTACGTCCCATTCAAACAAAAGAAAGAATTTGAAGAGGCTGGGATACCCGTAGATTTCGGGATATCAATTCCACCCCGTGAATTCAATGCAGAGGATTGGACACTTGCCTTTGATCTTCCCCCAACAAATCCAATAGCAATAGCTCTTCAAAAAACAGTCAACTATCTCCAAAACTCAGGGGAAAATTACAATATAGATGATATGATAACCAGAATAAAAGATGATAGGTTGATAGACACCCACGTAAAATCTTCATTGGAAAATATGTTAACTATTGCAGATCAATGGGGAGTTTTTGGAGAAGAGGGTGTAAAAATAGAGGATATAGTTAAACCATGTTCAATAAATGTCTTTGATGTCTCAAGGTTAAGGGCAACGGAGGCTTGGTCGGTTAGAAACTTGTTAGTGGCCTTGATTTGTAGAAAAATATATTATCAGAGAGTTATAGCCAGAAAACAGGAAGAACTTGCAAAGATGGGTGAAATAAAACTGGAAAAAAGGTATCCGATGGTTTGGTTAATAATAGATGAAGCTCACCAATTCATACCCGCAGAAGGTATGACTGTTTCCTCAAGACCAATCCTGGATATAATAAAACAGGGAAGAGAGCCTGGAATAAGTTTTGTCCCCATGACTCAGATGCCGAACAAGGTTCACCAAGAAGTAATTTCCCAATGTGACATGGTTATATCCCACAGGTTAACATCAAAGAATGATCTTCAATCCTTACAAGCAGTGATGCAAAACTATTTGATAGAAGATCTAACAAAATCCATAGATTCATTACCAAAATGGAAAGGAACCGCAATTGTACTTGACGATAATTCTGAAAGGATATATGAAGTCCAAATCAGGCCAAGGTTCAGTTGGCATGCCGGTGAATCAGCAATAGCAAAAATAGGATAA